The following proteins are encoded in a genomic region of Pseudomonadota bacterium:
- a CDS encoding MmoB/DmpM family protein, giving the protein MTTKKKPDIEIEKVENVSHEDHIKEIQYDEDTFDAQAFQDKFLSQDKIRSTNSVAMALMKTEEIEFIVEEFLAGKENIYIEDRASFYYVDADTEVVLDFDEIEEALGRPYSVYDFLVNLSTTVGRAMTVGNKFILTTRLVGIEMDVDTQPKD; this is encoded by the coding sequence ATGACCACGAAGAAAAAGCCGGATATTGAGATTGAGAAAGTCGAGAACGTAAGTCACGAAGACCATATCAAAGAGATTCAATACGACGAGGACACCTTTGACGCCCAAGCCTTTCAGGACAAATTTCTAAGCCAGGACAAGATTCGTTCGACCAATAGCGTCGCGATGGCGTTGATGAAGACGGAAGAAATCGAATTCATCGTGGAGGAATTCCTGGCGGGCAAAGAAAATATCTACATTGAGGACCGCGCCTCCTTCTACTACGTGGACGCGGACACGGAGGTTGTCCTTGATTTCGACGAGATTGAAGAAGCTCTTGGCCGTCCCTATAGCGTTTACGATTTTCTCGTGAACCTCTCGACGACCGTGGGGCGGGCCATGACCGTCGGCAACAAATTCATATTGACGACCCGGCTGGTCGGCATAGAGATGGATGTCGATACGCAGCCTAAGGACTAG
- a CDS encoding YCF48-related protein, whose translation MQTGKLGVYLSKIAPWAIIAGLLIVSRIEPAPVGKPVQIPPIGERDRYYGIQVPEPGVLWMVGNGGKIIRSEDDGVTWKIQETPSDLNLMSVAAWDKNDAVAVGNMGIVLVTRDGGQTWEKRDIPLSNVADKLIRVRIIPGTDKAIAVGIMGKVLLTENRGDTWEQQYFYYDWSFFEERFNDIAGGVQRVNQDVIRRYRFERDITLQDIAILGECEWMVVGEFGNAIHTKDCGYNWREIRPAYDTINSVKFRDRDHGVAVGGSATILVTEDGGNNWEQMEPKGDAVVTHLYDVEWDAKNQAWIATGEGGVSVKSDASAQNWAAELFDPNKSPWFVDLEVSDGKFYVCGEDVGVWTVSSGEWVDLPRKESHF comes from the coding sequence ATGCAAACAGGAAAATTAGGCGTCTATCTTTCGAAGATAGCTCCGTGGGCAATTATTGCGGGGCTTCTCATCGTTTCACGAATCGAACCAGCGCCTGTCGGCAAACCGGTTCAAATTCCCCCGATCGGTGAACGCGACCGCTATTACGGCATTCAGGTTCCCGAGCCCGGCGTCCTTTGGATGGTCGGCAATGGCGGCAAGATCATCCGCAGCGAGGACGACGGGGTCACCTGGAAAATCCAGGAGACGCCGTCCGACCTCAACCTCATGTCGGTTGCCGCGTGGGACAAGAACGACGCCGTGGCGGTTGGCAACATGGGGATCGTTCTGGTAACGCGGGACGGCGGCCAGACATGGGAAAAAAGAGATATCCCCTTATCCAATGTTGCCGACAAACTGATCCGCGTACGCATCATCCCGGGGACCGATAAGGCGATCGCCGTCGGCATCATGGGGAAGGTTCTTCTCACGGAGAACAGGGGCGATACGTGGGAACAGCAGTACTTCTATTACGACTGGTCCTTTTTTGAGGAGCGATTCAACGACATTGCCGGCGGCGTCCAACGCGTGAACCAGGACGTCATTCGTCGCTACCGTTTCGAGCGCGACATCACCCTGCAGGACATCGCCATTCTGGGCGAGTGCGAATGGATGGTGGTCGGCGAATTCGGGAATGCCATCCATACGAAAGACTGCGGCTACAATTGGCGGGAAATTCGCCCGGCTTACGACACCATCAACAGCGTCAAATTCCGGGACCGTGATCATGGCGTAGCCGTCGGCGGGTCGGCGACGATCCTCGTTACCGAGGACGGCGGCAACAATTGGGAACAAATGGAACCGAAGGGGGATGCGGTTGTCACGCATCTTTACGACGTCGAATGGGACGCGAAGAATCAGGCGTGGATTGCTACGGGAGAGGGTGGCGTCTCCGTGAAAAGCGACGCCTCGGCGCAAAATTGGGCCGCCGAACTGTTTGATCCCAACAAGTCTCCCTGGTTTGTCGATCTCGAGGTGAGCGACGGCAAATTTTATGTCTGCGGCGAGGACGTCGGGGTCTGGACGGTGTCATCCGGGGAATGGGTAGATCTTCCCCGTAAAGAATCGCACTTCTAG
- a CDS encoding MMPL family transporter, translating into MAKNYNERMTQAIERMCSFTIRNRLPFLLVLGALTLALGIIVALQTRIESYFPDLLPQDHPYVQINEQYKETFGGSNMVTIMMETKEGDVFTTPFLKKVKNLQFNLRLIPGINQFQIVSLAGRKLKTVSASTAGVETRPFMDKEIYRAGEGVPQTQAELDQLRDAVLTSPTVYGTYVSRDLRSVLITIDFIDRLLEYTPAFNRINEILDQERDDTVHIRVVGEPMLYGWVNYYFPETMTIFTLTWAALMAFLFIVMRTWRGTFLPLLSGLVAGTWALGFVALMDFNFDPLVVVVAFLLTALAISHSVQLTVRFDDNVNRGYTDMKEAAWQSMSMLTRPLMLGIVADAGAMAVVALTPIPLLEKVAITGMIWVLVIIISAYFLTPLLLSYVQHPKKVLHPINVQPAIHKFLDLAVTTTNGPAARKWVLAGALAVFVVAGAISFQLTVGDANPGSPILWQDSSYNVDAEVINTTYRGSDQMFIVVKGPKNTLKSPKILRNMANLQRFMEAQPEVGGSVSLADVLPAIQRVFYEGNPRFYEIGDDLLVNGELAYLYISGSEPGDADKFNNFVYSEGSIRFMFRDHRGDTIRTGLARLKEYIAKHPLQLEDDFGKAHEISDYGGGVSKAVLGGAGARVEKGEEGTEIGDIAAQATPEYYLAGGLIGVLGAVNEIILAKQVEAIALALLWVGLCAAVVYRDAAAALFFMVPVALSNVITFSYMTMKDIGMNINTVPVAALGIALGVDYAFYVADGIREELRETRDPMGAIVKALHSAGRGVFITAFTLVISIVLWTFSSVRFQAEMGILMCVWLSVSALSSLFVIPAMAYVFRPDFIFGKDLMEVKGVKAGSVGSHVS; encoded by the coding sequence ATGGCTAAGAATTATAACGAACGGATGACGCAAGCCATTGAACGGATGTGCTCTTTTACCATCCGCAACCGCCTTCCGTTTCTTCTTGTTTTGGGGGCTTTGACGCTTGCCTTGGGCATCATTGTGGCGCTGCAGACAAGGATCGAGAGTTACTTCCCCGATCTTCTTCCGCAGGACCACCCTTACGTCCAGATCAACGAACAATACAAAGAAACCTTTGGCGGCTCCAACATGGTCACCATCATGATGGAGACCAAGGAGGGCGACGTCTTCACGACGCCGTTCCTGAAAAAGGTCAAGAATCTGCAATTCAACCTGCGCCTCATTCCCGGCATCAATCAATTCCAGATCGTTTCGCTGGCCGGACGGAAGCTGAAGACGGTGTCGGCCTCGACGGCGGGCGTCGAAACCCGCCCCTTTATGGACAAGGAAATTTACCGGGCGGGCGAAGGCGTGCCGCAGACCCAGGCAGAACTCGACCAATTGCGGGATGCGGTTCTGACCTCGCCAACCGTTTACGGCACTTACGTTTCCAGGGATTTGCGCTCGGTCCTGATCACGATCGACTTCATCGATCGCCTGCTTGAGTACACGCCAGCCTTCAACAGGATTAACGAGATTCTTGATCAGGAACGGGACGACACGGTCCACATTCGGGTGGTGGGCGAGCCCATGCTTTATGGCTGGGTCAACTACTATTTCCCGGAGACGATGACGATCTTCACCCTGACCTGGGCGGCGTTGATGGCGTTCCTGTTCATCGTCATGCGGACGTGGCGGGGCACCTTCCTGCCCCTGTTGTCCGGTCTCGTGGCCGGCACTTGGGCGCTTGGATTCGTCGCCTTGATGGACTTTAACTTCGACCCGCTCGTCGTCGTCGTGGCGTTCCTGCTGACGGCGCTGGCGATTTCCCACTCGGTGCAGTTGACGGTTCGATTCGACGACAACGTAAACCGGGGCTACACGGACATGAAGGAAGCCGCGTGGCAGTCGATGTCGATGTTGACCCGGCCCCTCATGCTGGGCATCGTCGCCGATGCGGGTGCCATGGCCGTCGTCGCCCTGACCCCTATTCCGCTGCTGGAAAAAGTGGCGATCACCGGAATGATCTGGGTGTTGGTGATCATCATCAGCGCCTACTTCCTGACGCCGCTCTTGCTGAGCTATGTTCAGCACCCGAAGAAAGTCCTGCACCCGATCAACGTGCAGCCGGCCATCCATAAGTTCCTGGACCTGGCCGTCACGACGACGAACGGACCTGCCGCCCGCAAATGGGTCCTGGCCGGCGCCCTTGCCGTCTTTGTCGTGGCGGGCGCGATTTCCTTCCAGCTTACGGTCGGGGACGCCAATCCCGGTTCGCCGATTCTCTGGCAGGATTCGTCCTACAACGTTGACGCGGAAGTGATCAATACGACCTACCGCGGGTCCGACCAGATGTTCATCGTGGTGAAGGGACCGAAGAACACGCTTAAATCTCCGAAAATTCTGCGGAACATGGCGAACCTCCAGCGTTTTATGGAGGCGCAGCCGGAAGTCGGCGGCTCGGTTTCGCTCGCCGACGTGCTGCCGGCGATTCAACGGGTTTTCTACGAGGGCAACCCGCGCTTCTATGAAATTGGCGATGACCTTCTGGTGAACGGCGAGCTCGCCTATCTCTACATCTCCGGCTCCGAGCCCGGGGACGCCGATAAATTCAACAACTTCGTCTACAGCGAAGGTTCGATTCGGTTCATGTTCCGCGACCATCGGGGCGACACGATCCGAACCGGGCTTGCCCGGCTGAAGGAATACATCGCCAAGCACCCGCTTCAACTTGAAGACGATTTCGGGAAGGCGCATGAAATTTCCGACTACGGCGGCGGGGTAAGCAAGGCCGTTCTCGGCGGCGCCGGCGCGCGGGTGGAAAAAGGCGAAGAAGGCACGGAAATCGGCGATATCGCGGCTCAAGCCACGCCGGAATATTATCTGGCCGGCGGCTTGATCGGCGTGCTGGGCGCGGTGAACGAAATCATCCTCGCCAAGCAGGTCGAGGCTATCGCCCTGGCGTTGCTTTGGGTCGGTCTCTGCGCGGCTGTGGTTTACCGGGACGCCGCGGCGGCCCTCTTCTTCATGGTGCCGGTCGCGCTCTCAAACGTGATCACCTTCAGCTACATGACGATGAAAGACATCGGCATGAACATCAACACCGTGCCGGTGGCGGCGCTTGGCATTGCCCTTGGCGTCGACTACGCGTTCTATGTGGCGGACGGTATCCGCGAGGAACTGCGAGAAACCAGAGACCCGATGGGGGCGATCGTCAAGGCGCTGCACAGCGCCGGCCGCGGCGTCTTCATCACGGCGTTCACCCTGGTGATCAGCATTGTTCTCTGGACGTTCTCCTCGGTCCGGTTCCAGGCCGAAATGGGGATTTTGATGTGCGTCTGGCTCTCGGTATCTGCCCTGAGCTCGCTGTTCGTCATCCCTGCGATGGCCTATGTCTTCCGGCCGGACTTCATCTTCGGCAAGGATCTGATGGAGGTGAAGGGCGTGAAGGCGGGAAGTGTTGGAAGCCACGTGAGTTGA
- a CDS encoding methane monooxygenase codes for MAIKKTKTHRGIFPNTEPQGSEPLSENREFCFFAKPRWKKLTEYEKLILYAQPNPDWIPGGLDWGDTPARFSGGRDTWGNYFTEMRCQDWYAFRDPHRRWQYPYVSEKADEWRNLQRRLGAYADMREWERMNPWWRDEVVGKIWAAFLHHEYGVFNAMSSVCRDVLSDIIRAATCTGAFDLLDNSQMIHMQRLFLSKIFPDTFKADIDLGKDVWRSSEIYAPTIGLVDELWDKTSDHCEILFALFMVHLPLFGRVVRNEFVERYAGFFGDTLIGLFVPDMNRAQRVARDWNFDLFHNVFFGDPEFGPMNQKIMQLWLNRWLPKTLACVRAFKPVFDLPQIQSARQAMGGATIDARFADLLAEWKETHLDPMGITVDLDAAKKAVA; via the coding sequence ATGGCCATTAAGAAAACCAAGACTCATCGCGGTATTTTTCCGAACACCGAGCCACAAGGTTCAGAGCCGCTTTCCGAGAATCGCGAATTCTGTTTTTTCGCGAAACCGCGGTGGAAGAAGCTCACCGAATACGAAAAACTCATCCTCTACGCGCAACCCAATCCGGACTGGATTCCAGGCGGTCTCGATTGGGGCGATACCCCGGCGCGGTTCAGCGGCGGCCGGGATACGTGGGGCAATTATTTCACAGAAATGCGGTGCCAAGACTGGTACGCCTTTCGCGACCCGCATCGGCGCTGGCAATACCCCTATGTGTCGGAAAAGGCGGACGAATGGCGCAACCTGCAGCGCCGGCTCGGGGCCTATGCGGATATGCGCGAGTGGGAAAGGATGAACCCATGGTGGCGGGACGAGGTCGTCGGTAAGATTTGGGCCGCCTTTCTCCACCACGAATACGGCGTATTCAACGCCATGTCCTCCGTCTGCCGAGATGTGCTCAGCGACATCATTCGCGCCGCTACCTGCACGGGCGCCTTCGACCTGCTGGACAACTCGCAGATGATTCACATGCAACGGCTGTTTCTCTCCAAAATTTTTCCGGACACGTTTAAGGCGGATATTGATCTCGGGAAGGACGTTTGGCGGTCGTCCGAGATTTACGCGCCGACCATCGGGTTGGTGGATGAGCTGTGGGACAAGACCAGCGATCATTGCGAAATCCTGTTTGCGCTCTTCATGGTTCACCTGCCGCTTTTCGGGCGCGTCGTCCGGAACGAATTTGTGGAACGCTATGCCGGCTTCTTCGGCGATACGTTGATTGGCCTTTTCGTGCCGGATATGAACCGAGCCCAGCGCGTAGCCAGGGACTGGAATTTCGATCTCTTTCACAACGTCTTCTTCGGTGACCCGGAATTCGGGCCGATGAACCAGAAGATCATGCAACTCTGGCTCAACCGCTGGCTTCCGAAGACGCTGGCCTGCGTGCGGGCTTTCAAGCCGGTTTTCGACCTGCCGCAAATCCAATCTGCCCGTCAGGCGATGGGTGGAGCAACCATTGACGCACGCTTTGCAGACCTTTTGGCCGAGTGGAAAGAAACCCACCTTGATCCGATGGGAATCACGGTGGATTTGGATGCGGCGAAGAAAGCCGTTGCGTGA
- a CDS encoding 2Fe-2S iron-sulfur cluster-binding protein: MHKVHCTFLDGKEFEFECGPEENVISAARRQNIILPAYCMEGICGTCKVRLAEGEVDMGRAELGALSPTEEEEGYVLLCQAHPQTDLEVQFEIDSDRVTAPQEGKARIVEVGPASPSGEVYRIVLKAEFSDIFFWNPGQYVAINAPGTSEWRMFSMANTASMENVLEFYVRILPQGVFSNFLKGQAKVGDTLDIKGPYGLFFYNITDRPPVFIGGGTGLAPNLAMIRQLSNQFYPKRIRLFFGVTNPGDLHCKKEIESLQEALPDFVPYYACANADESWEGDKGFVTDSLLKHMGGEDFAGHEFYLCGPPPMIEAVEKILREKSVERSHIHREEFVPSGATKS; this comes from the coding sequence ATGCACAAGGTGCATTGCACATTTTTAGACGGCAAGGAATTCGAGTTCGAGTGCGGTCCGGAGGAAAACGTCATCTCGGCCGCCCGGCGTCAGAACATCATTCTCCCAGCCTATTGCATGGAAGGGATTTGCGGGACCTGCAAGGTCCGGCTCGCGGAAGGCGAGGTCGATATGGGGCGCGCCGAACTCGGTGCCCTAAGCCCGACCGAAGAGGAGGAGGGCTATGTCCTTCTCTGTCAGGCCCATCCGCAAACCGATCTTGAGGTGCAGTTCGAAATCGATTCCGACCGGGTGACCGCCCCTCAGGAGGGAAAGGCGAGGATCGTGGAGGTCGGCCCGGCCTCTCCGTCCGGAGAGGTATATCGCATTGTTTTAAAAGCAGAATTTTCAGATATTTTCTTCTGGAATCCGGGCCAGTACGTCGCCATCAACGCGCCGGGAACATCGGAGTGGCGGATGTTCTCGATGGCGAACACGGCCTCGATGGAAAACGTTCTCGAGTTCTATGTTCGCATTCTTCCCCAAGGGGTTTTTTCGAATTTTCTCAAGGGCCAGGCCAAGGTCGGCGATACGCTGGACATCAAAGGTCCTTATGGACTTTTCTTCTACAACATTACCGATCGGCCGCCCGTTTTCATCGGCGGCGGAACGGGGCTTGCGCCGAATCTTGCCATGATCCGGCAGCTTTCGAACCAGTTCTACCCGAAGCGGATCCGCCTTTTCTTCGGCGTGACCAACCCCGGGGACCTGCATTGCAAGAAGGAAATCGAAAGCCTGCAGGAAGCGTTGCCCGATTTTGTACCCTACTACGCCTGCGCGAACGCGGACGAATCGTGGGAGGGGGACAAGGGGTTTGTAACGGATAGCCTGCTCAAGCATATGGGCGGGGAGGATTTCGCCGGTCATGAATTCTACTTGTGTGGCCCACCGCCGATGATCGAGGCCGTCGAGAAGATTCTCCGCGAAAAAAGCGTCGAGCGTTCCCACATTCACCGCGAGGAATTTGTTCCCTCCGGCGCGACAAAATCTTAA